A portion of the Brevundimonas pondensis genome contains these proteins:
- a CDS encoding dipeptidyl-peptidase 5 has protein sequence MIPLVAAPGDGGKRLGAGDSTAYQSSDAVSGMGLTMQSRWMLAAAFGALMTAASPALALSDMAQTAATPAAEAPAARVGLGVKELAMMERVSDPRVSPDGRRILYAVRTTDWDGNKGVNALWLAEADGATPPRKLAISEGGVAGARWAPDGQAIYFMSSRGGSNQVWRADREGMAAAQVTTLPIDVSGFRIAEDGRSLILGVSVFTDCATLTCVKDRLAERAKSGLQAYDRLPLRVFDHWADGRRTHLFSQPLNGSGLAGGEARDLMPGLDADVAAGDGDFTLSRDGKTLIYSTQKQGAGEPFTNNSDLYRVSLDGGAPVNLTEGNRGADGNPAFSPDGRRLAWLASPRENVGGDQAVVMIADASGANARQLTNWDRGPAGLTWRSDGRALYVTASDVGQNRLFEIDARTGVVKALTGDGAVNAFDEAAGVLAYAHDGFTAPTQVFVSRNGAEPRQATQHNAELTARLDLSEGEALAFAGWNDETTHGWVFKPASYVEGRKYPAVYLIHGGPKSPWTESWSWRWNPQVYTAAGYAVVMVNFHGSPGYGQAFTDAINDHWGDRPLEDLQKGWGAALAANPWIDGDRACALGASYGGYMVNTIAGKWNGPWRCLVNHAGVFDVPQLMNAMDIGNFIHEFGGPSWTRKDLYDAFNPETYVADWKKPMLVLHGSKDFRVPMEQGLATFSALQREGIPSRFVHVPDENHWVLKPRTWVDWQQEILDWTGRWTAEGQD, from the coding sequence ATGATCCCGCTTGTCGCCGCTCCGGGCGACGGCGGCAAGCGACTTGGCGCTGGGGATTCGACGGCCTATCAATCCAGCGACGCTGTTTCAGGGATGGGTTTGACGATGCAATCACGCTGGATGCTGGCCGCCGCTTTCGGGGCTCTGATGACGGCGGCCTCGCCCGCCCTGGCCCTGAGCGATATGGCGCAGACCGCTGCGACGCCCGCCGCCGAGGCGCCGGCCGCCCGCGTCGGGCTGGGGGTCAAGGAGCTGGCGATGATGGAGCGGGTCAGCGATCCGCGCGTCTCGCCTGACGGTCGCCGCATTCTCTACGCCGTGCGCACCACCGACTGGGACGGCAACAAGGGCGTCAACGCCCTGTGGCTGGCCGAGGCCGACGGCGCGACGCCGCCGCGCAAGCTGGCGATTTCCGAGGGCGGCGTCGCGGGCGCGCGCTGGGCGCCGGACGGGCAGGCCATCTATTTCATGTCGTCACGCGGGGGATCGAATCAGGTCTGGCGCGCCGATCGCGAGGGCATGGCGGCGGCCCAGGTGACAACCTTGCCCATCGACGTCTCGGGCTTCCGTATCGCCGAGGACGGCCGCTCGCTGATCCTGGGCGTCTCGGTCTTCACTGACTGCGCCACCCTGACCTGCGTCAAGGATCGACTGGCCGAGCGCGCCAAGAGCGGGCTGCAGGCCTATGACCGTCTGCCGCTGCGCGTGTTCGACCACTGGGCCGACGGGCGCCGTACCCACCTGTTCAGCCAGCCGCTGAACGGCTCGGGTCTGGCGGGCGGCGAGGCGCGGGACCTGATGCCGGGACTGGACGCCGACGTGGCGGCGGGCGACGGCGACTTCACCCTGTCGCGCGACGGCAAGACCCTGATCTACAGCACCCAGAAGCAGGGCGCGGGCGAGCCCTTCACCAACAACAGCGACCTGTACCGCGTGTCGCTGGACGGCGGCGCGCCGGTCAATCTGACCGAGGGCAACCGGGGCGCTGACGGCAATCCGGCCTTTTCGCCCGACGGCCGTCGCCTGGCCTGGCTGGCTTCGCCGCGCGAGAACGTCGGCGGCGATCAGGCCGTGGTCATGATCGCCGACGCCAGCGGGGCCAATGCGCGACAACTGACGAACTGGGATCGCGGGCCGGCTGGCCTGACCTGGCGTTCGGACGGCCGGGCGCTGTACGTCACCGCCTCGGATGTCGGCCAGAACCGCCTGTTCGAGATCGACGCCCGCACCGGCGTCGTGAAGGCCCTGACCGGCGACGGCGCCGTCAACGCCTTTGACGAGGCGGCGGGGGTGCTGGCCTATGCTCACGACGGCTTCACCGCTCCGACCCAGGTCTTTGTGTCGAGGAACGGCGCCGAGCCGCGTCAGGCGACGCAGCACAACGCCGAGCTGACGGCGCGGCTGGACCTGTCGGAAGGCGAAGCCCTGGCTTTTGCCGGCTGGAACGATGAGACGACGCACGGCTGGGTGTTCAAGCCCGCAAGCTATGTCGAGGGGCGCAAGTATCCGGCCGTCTATCTGATCCACGGCGGGCCCAAGTCGCCCTGGACCGAGAGCTGGTCCTGGCGCTGGAACCCGCAGGTCTATACGGCGGCGGGCTATGCGGTGGTCATGGTCAATTTTCACGGCTCGCCGGGCTATGGCCAGGCCTTCACCGACGCCATCAACGACCACTGGGGCGACCGCCCGCTGGAAGACCTGCAGAAGGGCTGGGGCGCCGCTCTGGCCGCCAATCCGTGGATCGACGGCGACCGGGCCTGCGCGCTCGGCGCCTCCTACGGCGGCTATATGGTCAACACCATCGCGGGCAAGTGGAACGGGCCGTGGCGCTGCCTGGTCAATCATGCCGGGGTGTTCGATGTGCCGCAGCTGATGAACGCCATGGACATCGGCAACTTCATTCACGAGTTCGGCGGCCCCAGCTGGACGCGCAAGGACCTCTACGACGCCTTCAACCCCGAGACCTATGTCGCGGATTGGAAGAAGCCCATGCTGGTGCTGCACGGGTCCAAGGATTTCCGCGTGCCGATGGAGCAGGGCCTGGCCACCTTCTCGGCCCTGCAACGTGAAGGCATCCCCAGCCGCTTCGTTCACGTCCCGGACGAGAACCACTGGGTGCTGAAGCCCCGGACCTGGGTCGACTGGCAGCAGGAGATCCTGGACTGGACCGGGCGCTGGACGGCGGAGGGGCAGGACTAA